Proteins encoded within one genomic window of Acidobacteriota bacterium:
- a CDS encoding translocation/assembly module TamB domain-containing protein, with the protein MTPAGGGRSFSRRHLLLVSLPLLVAVAGVVGLGPPGQRWLARRIAAAVAGKVGVDVQVAAARLHPLEGTVTVDGLVFADAPGFLRGLRVGRLELGLALPPLLRGEVRPVTIAVRGLVLEVGPGEGGGEPPDFDPALLSALERVTVEGGELLTARGRWPFELDFEGLELNLAGHDGEVRGSAAAGPGTITVGDRPPVEVRRVSARLSWNRGRLHLQRIFVADGATRAGASASLKWADGRWLLSGGATVSVALERWIADDPEAEGWIESQLAFSGELPGPWVVDGDFRALGPLRLAGLDWEALEGRIHLEPDQVRVDRVAGRSPGGTRLDGLRIEREEGGWTVEGPLRVRTAEWARRLGLDPALASGEGDLLLRGRLRDGQAPALEAWGRVVGAGSSRALDGKFDVALAGDGGQLSYDGDWGARRVRTRVAWSGPAARRSWNLDLDVEAPDSASAGEALEVAREVFESRGGTWPALLVPVPHRGLALALTAAGRGERIDLLDGEVVIEGPGYSRARFDRLALRLRQQDAAGPLAVTGRLALADGRGLLFEARRAAGGEVWRLEVQGREVPLALAEPLLEPSSWPAGLGGRAALALAGSWSPAGGAELDFAGSVEGWSPLGTPFTLEAEGRWSGARLEVRRSQGRWGSLRGRLAGGVLLADGPDPWPVEARGRVELDADLSRLPAELGLERVRRGRVALREEVAWGAEGWGALGWVGWEGREVADVSVPDSSARNEPLAGGGVRVDATVAALDAVARLGGRLKAPDFDLELKWRDLELLQLVEARLRRPLELGLGAWSDGWIRVAGPLAEPRNWVGEGRVERLDLLGPSYSASLVEPAGLEYRSGRTLVLPGSRPLVFEGYPSGRFQLSGAVHLGGARGAELDLAFGGDAELGLLEILAPDMVAAGRLEGEGKVVGAAANPRFAGRLRVEGGRARWLSTGVTLEAIDGEVIAEDRSLRLAGARCRLGGGEVRFEGGLEIDHWQPNHLDLAVEARDVALSFPRGLWGRYDASLELSGPLESLTLAGGATLLAGRYGREFDFLDPLSGRTRLVDPGSPFSSWLSRVGLDLSLVAEDSLTIRNSMALAGAGLRIQVGGTMARPLLSGQVNLLDGGRLSFRDVNYELLSGQLLFDDARGEPVTLRLRAQTELRGYRIQLDLDASPEDLDYRLTSAPALASRDILLLLLTGQAPGDAGGGTGGGDPADLAGAYFGTKLGELLLSGPARRWLGVSHFRISPAQVDSRTSPTARVTLGRRIDEQTYVLYSRDLSGAGRDVYRIERDLGRRMRLEVGQNILGGLGAGVSWLTRFGGGGGAAGSDGRGADGRWQVVIEGWPEALRRTRRLDPRRLSRGALTRAAVLDVQDRVRRALVEAGYIQARLDSRREKAAGRERLVVRVDPGPRWTLAGQGPARAVRAAREVLTGLWSETEFRVAALREAERVLRERLADEGRAVAVVRLTREPPESHSLLLEVDPGPRVVVERVVLEGVSALSTEEVLAQILSRPSPALTGPRRRIYRPRLAEEDRIAVQSLYEQKGFLGVRVEQKALFHTSGQAVDLLFRIEEGEPALTGRVQVSGDWPAALGPATDGLDLVPGRPFLPSLLDADLLELRRRLDRAGYYRARVSSRSRLDGDKVDVTFLVRSGERARVAGIGYEGLERTSRKLVQRYVDLRRGDPVSGERLRALERELFRTGLFRDVEVTHEAVEGEPGWRRVVLRVRETPALALRLTAGYDTEEQFGSSVTLSHDNVGGKGRRASVQAFATARRRGGRLTFEQPRIFRDRLEGLLSFDMQREQREGFTVSSTGIALQIGSTARRDHRWQWIYALSANRFTDVNLDPAALEGELQAERGRLEPVRLGSVGLTWSLDRRNDPFLPTRGGIVRSDVGIFARPLGSEASFLRWRGQGALYRGLGKGRVLAGSLRVGFEWPFAGTSGIPLSERLFAGGASSLRGFGRDLVGPLDGPGGEPLGGEASLVLNLEARAPLWRDLLLVLFVDAGNVWLDTGGFDPGDLRRAAGLGLRYNTPVGALRIEYGFKLDRRQGESPGRFVLSIGEAF; encoded by the coding sequence GTGACTCCTGCCGGGGGCGGTCGAAGTTTCTCGCGCCGCCACCTGTTGCTCGTCTCCCTCCCGCTGCTGGTCGCCGTCGCCGGGGTGGTCGGCCTGGGGCCCCCCGGGCAGCGCTGGCTGGCGCGCAGGATCGCCGCGGCGGTCGCCGGGAAGGTCGGCGTCGACGTGCAGGTCGCCGCCGCCCGGCTGCACCCTCTCGAAGGGACGGTGACGGTCGACGGACTGGTCTTCGCCGACGCGCCGGGGTTTTTGCGCGGCTTGCGGGTCGGACGTCTCGAACTGGGCCTGGCCCTGCCGCCCCTGCTGCGGGGAGAGGTGCGTCCGGTGACCATCGCGGTGCGCGGCCTGGTTCTCGAGGTGGGGCCCGGCGAGGGGGGGGGCGAGCCCCCGGACTTCGACCCCGCGCTGCTCTCCGCCCTCGAACGGGTCACCGTGGAGGGAGGCGAACTGCTCACCGCCCGCGGCCGCTGGCCCTTCGAACTGGATTTCGAAGGCCTGGAGTTGAACCTGGCCGGCCATGACGGCGAGGTGCGTGGAAGCGCCGCCGCAGGCCCGGGGACGATCACCGTGGGTGATCGCCCGCCCGTGGAGGTGCGGCGGGTCTCGGCGCGCCTGTCGTGGAACCGGGGGCGGCTGCATCTGCAACGGATCTTCGTCGCCGACGGGGCCACCCGCGCCGGGGCGTCGGCGTCGCTCAAGTGGGCCGATGGGCGCTGGCTGCTCTCCGGAGGCGCGACGGTGAGCGTGGCCCTCGAGCGGTGGATCGCCGACGACCCGGAGGCGGAGGGATGGATCGAGTCCCAGCTCGCCTTCAGCGGGGAGTTGCCCGGCCCGTGGGTAGTGGACGGTGATTTCCGCGCCCTCGGCCCGCTGCGCCTGGCCGGGCTCGACTGGGAGGCCCTCGAGGGCCGGATCCATCTCGAGCCGGACCAGGTGCGGGTCGATCGGGTGGCCGGGCGCAGCCCGGGGGGGACCCGCCTGGACGGACTGCGGATCGAGCGGGAGGAGGGGGGCTGGACGGTGGAAGGCCCTCTGCGGGTCCGGACGGCGGAGTGGGCCCGGCGGCTGGGGCTCGATCCGGCGCTGGCTTCCGGAGAGGGGGATCTCCTCCTGCGGGGCCGGCTGCGCGACGGGCAGGCCCCCGCCCTGGAGGCCTGGGGGCGGGTGGTCGGCGCGGGGAGTTCGAGAGCGCTGGACGGGAAGTTCGACGTGGCCCTGGCGGGGGACGGGGGGCAGCTGTCCTACGACGGTGACTGGGGCGCGCGGCGGGTCCGCACACGGGTGGCCTGGTCGGGGCCCGCGGCGCGGCGGTCGTGGAACCTGGACCTGGATGTCGAGGCCCCCGATTCGGCGTCGGCCGGTGAAGCGCTGGAAGTCGCCCGGGAAGTCTTCGAGTCCCGCGGCGGGACCTGGCCCGCGCTGCTGGTTCCCGTCCCGCACCGGGGGCTGGCCCTGGCGCTCACGGCGGCGGGCCGCGGGGAGCGGATCGATCTCCTCGACGGCGAGGTGGTGATCGAGGGGCCGGGCTACTCCCGGGCCCGCTTCGACCGGCTCGCCCTGCGGCTGCGGCAGCAGGACGCCGCCGGGCCGCTGGCGGTGACGGGCCGCCTGGCCCTGGCCGATGGCCGCGGCCTGCTCTTCGAGGCCCGCCGGGCCGCCGGCGGCGAGGTATGGCGGCTCGAGGTTCAGGGGCGGGAGGTGCCGCTGGCCCTGGCCGAGCCTCTGCTCGAACCCTCCTCCTGGCCGGCGGGACTGGGCGGGCGGGCGGCGCTGGCTCTGGCGGGAAGCTGGTCGCCCGCGGGCGGGGCGGAGTTGGACTTCGCTGGATCCGTGGAAGGCTGGTCCCCGCTGGGTACGCCCTTTACGCTCGAGGCCGAGGGCCGCTGGTCCGGGGCGCGGCTGGAAGTGCGCCGCTCGCAGGGGCGCTGGGGCTCGTTGAGGGGGCGCCTGGCCGGCGGAGTGCTGCTGGCCGACGGCCCGGATCCGTGGCCGGTCGAGGCCCGGGGGCGGGTGGAACTGGATGCCGACCTCTCCCGCCTGCCCGCGGAACTGGGACTCGAGAGGGTCCGGCGCGGTCGGGTGGCCCTGCGCGAGGAGGTGGCGTGGGGGGCGGAGGGCTGGGGCGCTTTGGGCTGGGTGGGCTGGGAAGGCCGCGAGGTGGCCGACGTCAGCGTTCCCGATAGCAGCGCGCGGAACGAGCCCCTGGCCGGGGGGGGCGTCCGGGTGGATGCCACCGTCGCCGCCCTCGACGCGGTGGCACGGCTCGGCGGCCGGCTGAAGGCGCCGGACTTCGACCTCGAGTTGAAGTGGCGCGACCTGGAACTCCTGCAACTGGTCGAAGCGCGCTTGCGGCGGCCGCTGGAGCTGGGGCTCGGCGCCTGGAGCGATGGTTGGATCCGCGTCGCCGGGCCCCTGGCCGAACCCCGGAACTGGGTCGGCGAGGGGCGCGTCGAGCGCCTGGACCTGCTGGGGCCGTCCTACAGTGCGAGCCTGGTCGAGCCGGCGGGCCTGGAGTACCGCTCCGGTCGGACCCTGGTCCTGCCCGGGTCCCGACCGCTGGTTTTCGAGGGCTACCCCTCCGGGCGTTTCCAGCTTTCCGGCGCGGTGCACCTGGGGGGGGCGCGGGGGGCCGAGCTGGACCTGGCTTTCGGGGGCGACGCGGAGCTGGGGCTGCTCGAGATCCTCGCCCCGGACATGGTGGCGGCCGGCCGCCTCGAGGGGGAGGGAAAGGTCGTGGGCGCGGCGGCCAACCCCCGTTTTGCCGGTCGCCTGCGGGTGGAAGGCGGCCGGGCCCGCTGGTTGAGCACGGGGGTGACTCTCGAGGCCATCGACGGCGAGGTGATCGCCGAAGACCGCAGCCTGCGCCTGGCCGGGGCGCGCTGCCGACTGGGCGGCGGGGAGGTGCGTTTCGAAGGTGGCCTGGAGATCGACCACTGGCAGCCGAATCACCTGGATCTGGCGGTGGAGGCGCGGGACGTGGCCCTGAGTTTTCCCCGGGGTCTGTGGGGGCGCTACGATGCGTCGCTGGAGCTTTCCGGGCCTCTCGAATCCCTGACCCTGGCCGGTGGGGCCACCTTGCTGGCGGGGCGCTACGGCCGGGAATTCGATTTTCTCGATCCCCTCTCCGGGCGGACCCGGCTGGTGGATCCGGGCTCGCCGTTCTCGTCCTGGCTCTCGCGGGTCGGGCTGGACCTCTCCCTGGTGGCCGAGGATTCGCTGACGATCCGCAACTCGATGGCCCTGGCCGGAGCCGGACTGCGGATCCAGGTGGGTGGCACCATGGCCCGGCCCCTGCTCTCCGGACAGGTCAACCTCCTCGACGGAGGTCGCCTGAGCTTTCGGGACGTGAACTACGAACTGCTCTCCGGGCAACTGCTCTTCGACGATGCCCGGGGCGAGCCCGTCACCTTGCGCCTGCGGGCCCAGACCGAACTGAGGGGCTACCGCATCCAGCTCGACCTGGACGCCTCGCCGGAAGATCTGGACTACCGCTTGACCTCGGCACCGGCCCTGGCCTCGCGGGACATCCTCCTCCTGCTGCTGACCGGGCAGGCGCCCGGGGACGCGGGCGGCGGGACGGGCGGCGGCGATCCCGCGGACCTGGCGGGCGCCTATTTCGGCACCAAGCTCGGTGAACTGCTGCTCTCCGGGCCGGCTCGCCGGTGGCTGGGCGTCTCGCACTTTCGCATCTCTCCGGCCCAGGTCGACTCCCGCACCTCGCCCACCGCCCGGGTCACCCTGGGCCGCCGGATCGACGAGCAGACTTATGTGCTCTATTCCCGTGATCTCTCGGGGGCGGGGCGGGACGTCTACCGGATCGAACGGGATCTCGGCCGGCGGATGCGTCTCGAGGTGGGACAGAACATCCTCGGCGGCTTGGGGGCGGGAGTGAGTTGGCTGACCCGCTTCGGCGGAGGTGGTGGCGCGGCGGGCAGCGACGGCAGGGGGGCGGACGGGCGCTGGCAGGTGGTGATCGAGGGATGGCCGGAGGCTCTCCGGCGCACCCGGCGGCTCGACCCGCGCCGGCTGAGTCGGGGCGCCCTGACCCGGGCGGCCGTGCTGGACGTCCAGGATCGCGTCAGGCGGGCGCTGGTGGAAGCCGGTTACATCCAGGCCCGGCTCGACTCCCGGCGGGAGAAGGCGGCCGGGCGGGAGCGGCTGGTGGTACGGGTGGATCCCGGGCCGCGATGGACGCTGGCGGGGCAGGGGCCCGCCCGGGCGGTGCGTGCGGCCCGCGAGGTCCTGACGGGGCTGTGGAGCGAGACGGAGTTCCGCGTGGCGGCCCTGCGGGAAGCCGAGCGGGTGTTGCGCGAACGGCTCGCCGACGAGGGGCGGGCGGTGGCGGTGGTGCGTCTGACCCGCGAGCCTCCCGAAAGCCACAGCCTGCTGCTCGAGGTCGATCCCGGTCCGCGGGTCGTGGTGGAGCGGGTCGTGCTCGAGGGCGTGTCGGCGCTCTCCACCGAGGAAGTGCTGGCGCAGATTCTCTCGCGGCCTTCGCCCGCCCTGACCGGACCGCGCCGGCGGATCTATCGGCCGCGCCTGGCGGAGGAGGACCGGATCGCCGTCCAGAGTCTTTACGAGCAAAAGGGTTTTCTCGGGGTGCGGGTGGAGCAGAAGGCCCTCTTTCACACCTCCGGTCAGGCGGTGGACCTGCTCTTCCGCATCGAGGAGGGCGAACCGGCGCTCACCGGAAGGGTCCAGGTCAGCGGCGACTGGCCCGCCGCACTCGGTCCGGCGACCGACGGACTGGACCTCGTTCCCGGCAGGCCCTTCCTGCCCTCCCTGCTCGACGCCGACCTGCTCGAGCTGCGCAGGCGTCTGGACCGGGCCGGGTACTACCGGGCACGGGTCTCGAGCCGGAGCCGGCTCGACGGCGACAAGGTGGACGTGACCTTTCTCGTGCGCAGCGGCGAGCGCGCCCGGGTGGCCGGGATCGGCTACGAGGGCCTCGAGCGCACCAGCCGCAAGCTGGTGCAGCGCTACGTCGACCTGCGCCGGGGCGATCCCGTCAGCGGTGAGCGCCTGCGCGCCCTCGAACGGGAACTCTTCCGCACGGGCCTGTTCCGCGACGTGGAAGTGACTCACGAAGCGGTGGAGGGCGAGCCCGGGTGGCGGCGGGTGGTGTTGCGCGTGCGCGAGACGCCTGCGCTGGCCCTGCGGTTGACGGCGGGCTACGACACGGAGGAGCAATTCGGCAGCAGCGTGACCCTCTCCCACGACAACGTGGGCGGCAAGGGACGCCGCGCATCGGTGCAGGCCTTCGCCACCGCGCGACGGCGGGGAGGGCGTCTGACTTTCGAGCAGCCCCGCATCTTTCGTGACCGTCTCGAGGGGTTGCTCAGCTTCGACATGCAGCGGGAACAGCGGGAAGGCTTTACCGTCAGCAGCACCGGCATCGCCCTCCAGATCGGTTCGACGGCCCGCCGGGACCATCGTTGGCAGTGGATCTACGCCTTGAGTGCGAACCGCTTCACCGACGTGAACCTCGATCCCGCGGCTCTCGAGGGGGAACTCCAGGCCGAAAGGGGGCGGCTCGAGCCGGTGCGACTGGGTTCGGTGGGGCTGACCTGGAGCCTGGATCGGCGCAACGACCCCTTCCTGCCGACCCGCGGCGGCATCGTGCGCAGCGACGTGGGGATCTTCGCCCGCCCCCTGGGCTCGGAGGCCAGCTTCCTGCGCTGGCGCGGCCAGGGGGCGCTCTACCGGGGTCTGGGCAAGGGAAGGGTGCTGGCCGGCAGCTTGCGGGTCGGTTTCGAGTGGCCTTTCGCCGGCACTTCCGGCATCCCCCTCTCCGAGCGCCTGTTCGCCGGGGGCGCATCGAGCCTGCGTGGATTCGGCCGCGACCTGGTCGGCCCCCTCGACGGTCCCGGCGGTGAGCCCCTGGGGGGGGAGGCGTCGCTGGTGCTCAACCTGGAGGCGCGGGCCCCCCTGTGGCGCGATCTGCTGCTGGTGCTCTTCGTCGATGCGGGCAACGTGTGGCTCGACACGGGTGGCTTCGATCCGGGAGACCTGCGCCGGGCGGCGGGACTGGGCCTGCGCTACAACACGCCGGTGGGAGCGCTGCGGATCGAATACGGCTTCAAGCTCGACCGCCGGCAAGGGGAATCGCCCGGTCGCTTCGTCCTCTCCATCGGCGAGGCTTTCTGA
- a CDS encoding TraR/DksA family transcriptional regulator has protein sequence MRKRELDRYRKLLEERRAEVVDKAARIAGEGRSTVIQGGEDYVDDAVTNYTREFLLSLSSLEQKRLAMIEDALERIEDGSYGECEMCGEKIGSARLKAVPWAEYCIRCQEKVEQESPPDGAIVTPRTPR, from the coding sequence ATGAGAAAACGCGAACTGGATCGCTACCGCAAACTGCTCGAAGAACGGCGCGCTGAGGTTGTCGACAAGGCCGCCCGCATCGCGGGGGAAGGCCGCAGCACGGTCATCCAGGGTGGCGAGGATTATGTCGACGACGCCGTGACGAATTACACCCGCGAGTTCCTGCTCTCGCTCTCCTCTCTCGAGCAGAAGCGGCTGGCCATGATCGAGGACGCCCTCGAGCGCATCGAGGACGGCAGCTACGGCGAGTGCGAGATGTGCGGCGAGAAGATCGGCTCCGCCCGCCTGAAGGCCGTACCCTGGGCCGAGTACTGTATCCGCTGCCAGGAGAAGGTCGAACAGGAGTCCCCCCCCGATGGCGCCATCGTGACCCCACGCACTCCTCGATAG
- a CDS encoding PhoH family protein, which yields MSETRKTFVLDTNVLLHLPEALFRFGDNQVVIPIAVIEEVDRFKKELTEVGRNARQVSRYLDRLRGEGDLTEGVRTADGGTIRIHLGVPTPRDFPFLENHTADIRILALAWELARTQPPTIFVTKDTNLRIKADAVGVMAEDYRESHREVELDEHSYKEIVVPREMLDRLFADDGGVDAGELEGGDPGPNACLLLRDVENLQHTALARRRPTEPRLQPLQLPRTISGITPRNVEQKFAVDMLLDRDLPLVTLVGKAGTGKTLLALASGLLMTLDRKIYRRLLVARPIYPMGRDLGYLPGDLDEKLRPWMQPIFDNLEYLLSGSEDQEMFGRGSHPIDLLIDQGLLEIEALTYIRGRSLPGQFMIVDEAQNLTPHEVKTVITRAGENTKIVLTGDPDQIDNPYVDAASNGLSYAIQRLQGEAMAGSVTLTRGERSPLAEMAADRL from the coding sequence ATGAGCGAGACCAGGAAGACCTTCGTACTCGACACCAACGTGCTGCTCCACCTGCCCGAGGCGCTGTTTCGCTTCGGCGACAACCAGGTGGTGATTCCGATCGCGGTGATCGAAGAAGTCGACCGTTTCAAGAAGGAACTGACCGAGGTCGGGCGCAACGCGCGGCAGGTTTCCCGTTACCTCGACCGCCTGCGGGGCGAGGGGGACCTCACCGAAGGCGTGCGCACCGCGGACGGCGGCACGATTCGCATTCACCTGGGGGTGCCCACGCCGCGGGACTTCCCGTTCCTCGAGAACCACACGGCGGACATTCGGATCCTGGCTCTGGCCTGGGAACTGGCCCGCACGCAGCCGCCGACGATCTTCGTCACCAAGGACACCAACCTGCGGATCAAGGCCGATGCCGTGGGAGTGATGGCGGAAGACTACCGGGAGAGTCACAGAGAGGTCGAACTGGACGAGCATTCCTACAAGGAAATCGTCGTTCCCCGGGAAATGCTCGATCGGCTGTTCGCCGACGACGGCGGGGTGGACGCCGGGGAGCTCGAAGGGGGCGATCCGGGGCCCAACGCCTGCCTGCTTCTGCGGGACGTGGAGAACCTCCAGCACACGGCCCTGGCGCGCCGCCGTCCCACCGAGCCGCGTCTCCAGCCCCTGCAACTGCCCCGCACGATCTCCGGGATCACGCCGCGCAACGTGGAGCAGAAATTCGCCGTGGACATGCTCCTCGACCGGGATCTCCCCCTGGTCACCCTGGTGGGCAAGGCCGGGACGGGCAAGACGCTGCTGGCTCTGGCCTCGGGGTTGCTGATGACTCTCGATCGGAAGATCTACCGGCGCCTGCTGGTGGCCCGGCCGATCTACCCCATGGGGCGGGACCTGGGCTACCTGCCCGGCGACCTGGACGAGAAGCTGCGTCCCTGGATGCAGCCCATCTTCGACAATCTCGAGTACCTGCTCAGCGGCTCGGAAGACCAGGAGATGTTCGGTCGGGGCTCCCACCCCATCGACCTGCTGATCGACCAGGGGCTGCTCGAGATCGAGGCCCTGACCTATATCCGGGGTCGCTCCCTGCCGGGCCAGTTCATGATCGTCGACGAGGCCCAGAACCTCACGCCCCACGAGGTGAAGACCGTCATCACCCGGGCCGGGGAGAACACCAAGATCGTGCTCACCGGCGACCCGGACCAGATCGACAACCCCTACGTGGATGCGGCTTCCAACGGCCTGAGCTACGCCATCCAGCGACTCCAGGGCGAGGCCATGGCGGGCTCGGTGACCCTCACCCGCGGCGAACGGTCCCCCCTGGCGGAGATGGCCGCCGACCGGCTCTGA
- a CDS encoding class I SAM-dependent rRNA methyltransferase, translating to MKPGAFVMVNGRGARRARRGHPWIFSDDVVRAEAVSGQVVDVRDRGGACLARAVYSSTSRIALRRVAPAGTETGSAFWIERAEAALARRRQVGLGPCRRLVHADADGFPGLTVDRYGEGLVFQATTAWADRAAPEIVSFLGRRLGCRWILARNDVDVRRREGLETGVDAVEGMVPDEIVVDEAGQLRIVSPRRGHKTGLYLDQQENHRAASRWIRGRVLDLFCGEGGFALPLAAAGSRVVAVDQARAGLDRADRAALAAGLDRRIEWLEANVFDFLADADRRDRCFDGIVLDPPPFARHRKALAGGLKGLRDLHRRALRRLVPGGRLLTFSCSFAVSQEAFESAVRAGAEEAGVRLAVLGRPGPAPDHPEALEVPESRYLRGLLLERRAES from the coding sequence GTGAAACCGGGCGCCTTCGTGATGGTGAACGGACGGGGAGCCCGAAGGGCGAGGAGAGGCCACCCCTGGATCTTCTCCGACGACGTGGTGCGGGCCGAGGCGGTCTCCGGCCAGGTGGTCGACGTGCGCGATCGCGGGGGCGCCTGCCTGGCCCGGGCGGTCTACTCTTCCACTTCCCGCATCGCCCTGCGCCGCGTGGCGCCGGCGGGCACCGAAACGGGATCGGCCTTTTGGATCGAGCGGGCCGAGGCGGCCCTGGCCCGGAGGCGCCAGGTGGGCCTGGGGCCTTGCCGGCGCCTGGTCCACGCCGACGCCGACGGGTTTCCCGGGCTGACCGTCGACCGCTACGGCGAGGGCCTGGTCTTCCAGGCCACCACCGCCTGGGCCGATCGGGCGGCGCCGGAGATCGTCTCGTTTCTCGGCCGCCGCCTCGGGTGCCGCTGGATCCTGGCCCGCAACGACGTGGATGTGCGTCGGCGGGAGGGGCTGGAGACCGGTGTCGACGCGGTGGAAGGGATGGTTCCCGACGAGATCGTCGTGGACGAGGCCGGCCAGCTCCGCATCGTCTCGCCCCGGCGGGGGCACAAGACCGGGCTCTATCTCGACCAGCAGGAGAACCACCGGGCCGCGTCGCGCTGGATCCGCGGCCGCGTGCTCGACCTCTTCTGCGGCGAAGGGGGCTTCGCCCTGCCGCTGGCGGCCGCCGGATCCCGGGTGGTGGCGGTGGACCAGGCCCGGGCCGGACTGGATCGGGCCGACAGGGCCGCCTTGGCGGCGGGTCTCGACCGGCGCATCGAGTGGCTCGAGGCCAACGTCTTCGATTTCCTCGCGGACGCCGATCGCCGTGACCGGTGTTTCGACGGCATCGTTCTCGATCCCCCCCCCTTCGCGCGCCATCGCAAGGCCCTGGCCGGGGGGCTGAAAGGACTGAGGGACCTGCATCGGCGGGCCCTGCGGCGGCTGGTTCCAGGGGGGCGGCTGCTGACCTTCTCGTGTTCGTTTGCGGTCAGCCAGGAAGCCTTCGAGTCGGCCGTCCGCGCAGGGGCGGAGGAGGCCGGCGTGCGCCTGGCGGTGCTGGGTCGTCCGGGGCCGGCGCCGGACCACCCGGAAGCGCTCGAAGTGCCGGAGAGCCGCTATCTGCGCGGCCTGCTCCTCGAGCGGAGGGCGGAGTCGTGA